One region of Camelus bactrianus isolate YW-2024 breed Bactrian camel chromosome 20, ASM4877302v1, whole genome shotgun sequence genomic DNA includes:
- the VARS1 gene encoding valine--tRNA ligase isoform X2, with amino-acid sequence MSILYVSPHPDAFPSLRALIAARYGEAGEGPGWGGAHPRICLQPPPSSRTPFPPPRLPALEQRPGGLWVWGATAVAQLLWPAGLGGPGGSRAAVLVQQWVSYADTELIPAACGATLPALGLRISAQDPQAALGALGRALSPLEEWLRLHTFLAREAPTLADVAAVTALLLPFRYVLDPSARRIWGNVTRWFITCVQQPEFRAVLGEVVLYSGARPPSQQPGPEVPAHSKTAAQLKKEAKKREKLEKFQQKQKMQQQQPPPGEKKPKPEKREKRDPGVITYDLPTPPGEKKDVSGTMPDSYSPQYVEAAWYPWWEQQGFFRPEYGRSSVSAPNPQGIFMMCIPPPNVTGSLHLGHALTNAIQDSLTRWHRMRGETTLWNPGCDHAGIATQVVVEKKLWREQGLSRHQLGREAFLQEVWKWKEEKGDRIYHQLKKLGSSLDWNRACFTMDPKLSAAVTEAFVRLHEEGVIYRSTRLVNWSCTLNSAISDIEVDKKELTGRTLLSVPGYKDKVEFGVLVSFAYKVQDSDSDEEVVVATTRIETMLGDVAVAVHPKDPRYQHLKGKSVIHPFVSRSLPIVFDDFVDMEFGTGAVKITPAHDQNDYEVGQRHGLEAISIMDAQGALINVPPPFLGLPRFEARKAVLAALKEQGLFRGIEDNPMVVPLCNRSKDVVEPLLRPQWYVRCGEMAQAASAAVTRGDLCILPEAHQRTWHAWMDNIRDWCISRQLWWGHRIPAYFITVNDPAVPPGEDPDGRYWVSGRTEAEALEKAAKEFGVSPDKISLQQDEDVLDTWFSSGLFPFSILGWPNQSEDLSVFYPGTLLETGHDILFFWVARMVMLGLKLTGRLPFREVYLHAIVRDAHGRKMSKSLGNVIDPLDVIHGVSLQGLHDQLLNSNLDPSEVEKAKEGQKADFPAGIPECGTDALRFGLCAYTSQGRDINLDVNRILGYRHFCNKLWNATKFALRGLGKGFVPSPTSEPGGHESLVDRWILSRLTEAVRLSNQGFQAYDFPAVTTAQYSFWLYELCDVYLECLKPVLNGVDQVAAECARQTLYTCLDVGLRLLSPFMPFVTEELFQRLPRRTPQAPPSLCVTHYPEPLECSWKDPEAEAAFELALSITRAVRSLRADYSLTRTRPDCFLEVADEATGALASAVSSYVQTLASAGIVAVLALGASAPQGCAVALASDCCSVHLQLQGLVDPARELGKLQAKRDEAQRQAQRLRERRAASGYPVKVPLKVQEADEAKLQQTEAELRKVDKAIALFQKML; translated from the exons ATGTCCATCCTCTACGTCTCCCCTCATCCCGATGCCTTCCCCAGCCTTCGAGCTCTTATAGCTGCTCGCTacggggaggctggggagggtccGGGATGGGGAGGAGCCCACCCCCGCATCTGTCTCCAACCGCCCCCGAGCAGCAGGactccctttcccccaccccgcctccccgCCCTGGAGCAGAGGCCCGGTGGGCTCTGGGTGTGGGGGGCCACAGCTGTCGCCCAGCTGCTGTGGCCAGCAGGCTTGGGGGGCCCTGGGGGTAGTCGGGCAGCCGTCCTCGTCCAACAGTGGGTTAGTTACGCTGACACGGAGCTAATACCAGCAGCCTGTGGGGCAACGCTGCCAGCCTTGGGACTCCGAATTTCCGCCCAGGACCCCCAG GCTGCActgggggccctgggcagggcccTGAGCCCCTTGGAAGAGTGGCTTCGGCTGCACACCTTCCTGGCCAGGGAGGCCCCCACTCTGGCTGACGTGGCGGCTGTCACAGCCTTGCTGCTGCCTTTCCGATAT GTCCTGGACCCCTCTGCCCGCAGGATATGGGGTAATGTGACTCGCTGGTTTATCACATGTGTCCAGCAGCCAGAATTCCGGGCCGTGCTGGGAGAGGTGGTTCTATACTCAGGGGCCAGGCCTCCCTCCCAGCAGCCAG GCCCTGAGGTCCCTGCACACTCAAAGACAGCTGCCCAACTcaagaaagaggcaaagaaacGGGAGAAGCTAGAGAAATTCCAACAGAAGCAGAAGATGCAACAGCAGCAGCCACCCCCAGGGGAG AAGAAACCAAAaccagagaagagggagaaacgGGATCCTGGGGTCATTACCTATGACCTCCCAACCCCACCTGGGGAAAAGAAAG ATGTCAGTGGTACCATGCCTGACTCCTATAGCCCTCAGTACGTGGAGGCTGCCTGGTACCCTTGGTGGGAGCAGCAGGGCTTCTTCAGGCCTGAGTATGGG CGTTCCAGCGTGTCAGCACCAAATCCCCAGGGCATCTTCATGATGTGCATCCCACCCCCCAACGTGACAGGCTCCCTGCACCTGGGCCATGCGCTCACCAACGCCATCCAGGACTCCCTGACCCGATG GCACCGCATGCGTGGGGAGACCACCCTGTGGAATCCTGGCTGTGACCACGCAGGCATTGCCACCCAGGTGGTGGTGGAGAAGAAACTCTGGCGTGAGCAGGGGCTGAGTCGGCACCAGCTGGGCCGAGAGGCCTTTCTGCAGGAGGTCTGGAAGTGGAAGGAGGA GAAAGGTGACCGGATTTACCACCAGCTGAAGAAGCTGGGCAGCTCGTTGGACTGGAATCGAGCCTGTTTCACCATGGATCCT AAACTGTCAGCAGCCGTGACCGAGGCTTTTGTCCGGCTCCACGAGGAAGGCGTCATTTACCGCAGTACCCGCCTTGTCAACTGGTCCTGCACcctcaactctgccatctctgaCATTGAG GTGGATAAGAAGGAGCTGACAGGCCGCACCCTGCTCTCCGTGCCTGGCTACAAGGACAAGGTGGAGTTTGGGGTCCTCGTCTCCTTTGCGTATAAGGTCCAAGACTCAG ACAGTGacgaggaggtggtggtggcaaCAACTCGAATTGAGACGATGCTGGGAGACGTGGCCGTAGCTGTGCACCCCAAAGACCCCAGATACCAG cacCTAAAAGGGAAGAGCGTGATCCACCCATTTGTATCTCGGAGCCTCCCCATTGTCTTCGATGACTTTGTGGACATGGAGTTCGGCACAG GCGCGGTGAAAATCACCCCTGCACACGATCAGAATGACTATGAGGTTGGGCAGCGGCACGGGCTGGAGGCCATCAGCATCATGGACGCCCAAGGGGCCCTCATCAACGTGCCCCCACCTTTCCTG GGCCTGCCCAGGTTTGAGGCCAGAAAGGCGGTGCTGGCAGCGCTGAAGGAGCAGGGACTGTTCCGTGGCATTGAGGACAACCCCATGGTGGTGCCACTTTGCAA CCGCTCCAAGGATGTGGTAGAGCCTCTGCTGCGGCCGCAGTGGTACGTGCGCTGTGGGGAGATGGCCCAGGCTGCCAGCGCTGCCGTGACGCGGGGCGACCTTTGCATCCTGCCTGAGGCCCATCAGCGGACGTGGCATGCCTGGATGGACAACATCCG AGACTGGTGCATCTCCCGGCAGCTGTGGTGGGGCCATCGCATCCCAGCCTACTTCATCACTGTCAATGACCCAGCCGTACCCCCAGGGGAG GACCCTGACGGGCGATACTGGGTGAGTGGGCGCACCGAGGCCGAGGCCCTGGAAAAGGCAGCCAAGGAGTTTGGAGTGTCCCCTGACAAGATCAGCCTCCAGCAAG ATGAAGACGTACTGGACACCTGGTTCTCCTCTGGCCTCTTCCCCTTTTCCATCCTGGGCTGGCCCAACCAG TCAGAGGATCTGAGTGTGTTCTACCCGGGGACGCTGCTGGAGACGGGCCATGACATCCTCTTCTTCTGGGTGGCCAGGATGGTCATGCTCGGCCTAAAGCTCACTGGGAGGCTGCCCTTCAGAGAG GTCTACCTCCACGCCATCGTGCGAGATGCCCACGGCCGGAAGATGAGCAAATCTCTAGGCAATGTCATTGACCCCCTAGACGTCATCCATGGAGTCTccctgcag GGCCTTCACGACCAGTTACTGAACAGTAACCTGGATCCCAGCGAGGTGGAGAAGGCTAAAGAAGGGCAG AAGGCAGATTTCCCAGCAGGGATTCCCGAGTGTGGCACCGATGCTCTCCGGTTTGGACTGTGCGCCTACACGTCTCAGG GTCGTGACATCAACCTGGATGTGAACCGAATACTGGGATACCGCCATTTCTGCAACAAACTCTGGAACGCCACCAAGTTTGCCCTCCGTGGCCTTGGGAAGGGTTTTGTGCCGTCACCTACCTCCGAG CCTGGAGGCCATGAGAGCCTGGTGGACCGCTGGATCCTCAGCCGGCTAACGGAGGCTGTGAGGCTCAGCAATCAAGGGTTCCAGGCCTATGACTTCCCGGCTGTCACCACTGCCCAGTACAGCTTCTGGCTCTACGAGCTATGTGATGTCTACCTG GAGTGCCTGAAGCCTGTGCTGAATGGGGTTGACCAGGTAGCTGCTGAGTGCGCCCGCCAGACCCTCTACACCTGCCTGGACGTTGGCCTGCGGCTGCTCTCACCCTTCATGCCCTTCGTGACCGAGGAACTGTTCCAGAGGCTGCCCCGGCGGACGCCACAGGCTCCCCCTAGCCTCTGCGTTACCCACTACCCGGAGCCCTTGGAG TGCTCCTGGAAGGACCCTGAGGCAGAAGCCGCCTTTGAGCTGGCCCTGAGCATCACTCGAGCTGTGCGCTCCCTGCGTGCTGACTACAGTCTCACCCGGACCCGGCCCGACT GTTTCCTGGAGGTGGCTGATGAGGCCACGGGCGCCCTGGCATCGGCAGTGTCGAGCTACGTGCAGACGCTGGCCAGCGCAGGCATAGTGGCTGTCCTGGCGCTGGGGGCTTCTGCACCCCAGGGCTGTGCTGTGGCCCTGGCCTCTGACTGCTGCTCCGTCCACCTGCAGCTGCAGGGGCTGGTGGACCCGGCCCGGGAGCTGGGCAAACTACAGGCCAAGCGTGATGAAGCTCAGCGGCAGGCCCAGCGTCTGCGGGAGCGCCGTGCTGCCTCGGGCTACCCTGTCAAGGTGCCCCTCAAAGTCCAGGAAGCAGATGAAGCCAAG CTCCAACAGACAGAAGCAGAACTCAGGAAGGTGGACAAGGCCATCGCCCTGTTTCAGAAGATGCTGTGA
- the VARS1 gene encoding valine--tRNA ligase isoform X1 — translation MSILYVSPHPDAFPSLRALIAARYGEAGEGPGWGGAHPRICLQPPPSSRTPFPPPRLPALEQRPGGLWVWGATAVAQLLWPAGLGGPGGSRAAVLVQQWVSYADTELIPAACGATLPALGLRISAQDPQAALGALGRALSPLEEWLRLHTFLAREAPTLADVAAVTALLLPFRYVLDPSARRIWGNVTRWFITCVQQPEFRAVLGEVVLYSGARPPSQQPGPEVPAHSKTAAQLKKEAKKREKLEKFQQKQKMQQQQPPPGEQKKPKPEKREKRDPGVITYDLPTPPGEKKDVSGTMPDSYSPQYVEAAWYPWWEQQGFFRPEYGRSSVSAPNPQGIFMMCIPPPNVTGSLHLGHALTNAIQDSLTRWHRMRGETTLWNPGCDHAGIATQVVVEKKLWREQGLSRHQLGREAFLQEVWKWKEEKGDRIYHQLKKLGSSLDWNRACFTMDPKLSAAVTEAFVRLHEEGVIYRSTRLVNWSCTLNSAISDIEVDKKELTGRTLLSVPGYKDKVEFGVLVSFAYKVQDSDSDEEVVVATTRIETMLGDVAVAVHPKDPRYQHLKGKSVIHPFVSRSLPIVFDDFVDMEFGTGAVKITPAHDQNDYEVGQRHGLEAISIMDAQGALINVPPPFLGLPRFEARKAVLAALKEQGLFRGIEDNPMVVPLCNRSKDVVEPLLRPQWYVRCGEMAQAASAAVTRGDLCILPEAHQRTWHAWMDNIRDWCISRQLWWGHRIPAYFITVNDPAVPPGEDPDGRYWVSGRTEAEALEKAAKEFGVSPDKISLQQDEDVLDTWFSSGLFPFSILGWPNQSEDLSVFYPGTLLETGHDILFFWVARMVMLGLKLTGRLPFREVYLHAIVRDAHGRKMSKSLGNVIDPLDVIHGVSLQGLHDQLLNSNLDPSEVEKAKEGQKADFPAGIPECGTDALRFGLCAYTSQGRDINLDVNRILGYRHFCNKLWNATKFALRGLGKGFVPSPTSEPGGHESLVDRWILSRLTEAVRLSNQGFQAYDFPAVTTAQYSFWLYELCDVYLECLKPVLNGVDQVAAECARQTLYTCLDVGLRLLSPFMPFVTEELFQRLPRRTPQAPPSLCVTHYPEPLECSWKDPEAEAAFELALSITRAVRSLRADYSLTRTRPDCFLEVADEATGALASAVSSYVQTLASAGIVAVLALGASAPQGCAVALASDCCSVHLQLQGLVDPARELGKLQAKRDEAQRQAQRLRERRAASGYPVKVPLKVQEADEAKLQQTEAELRKVDKAIALFQKML, via the exons ATGTCCATCCTCTACGTCTCCCCTCATCCCGATGCCTTCCCCAGCCTTCGAGCTCTTATAGCTGCTCGCTacggggaggctggggagggtccGGGATGGGGAGGAGCCCACCCCCGCATCTGTCTCCAACCGCCCCCGAGCAGCAGGactccctttcccccaccccgcctccccgCCCTGGAGCAGAGGCCCGGTGGGCTCTGGGTGTGGGGGGCCACAGCTGTCGCCCAGCTGCTGTGGCCAGCAGGCTTGGGGGGCCCTGGGGGTAGTCGGGCAGCCGTCCTCGTCCAACAGTGGGTTAGTTACGCTGACACGGAGCTAATACCAGCAGCCTGTGGGGCAACGCTGCCAGCCTTGGGACTCCGAATTTCCGCCCAGGACCCCCAG GCTGCActgggggccctgggcagggcccTGAGCCCCTTGGAAGAGTGGCTTCGGCTGCACACCTTCCTGGCCAGGGAGGCCCCCACTCTGGCTGACGTGGCGGCTGTCACAGCCTTGCTGCTGCCTTTCCGATAT GTCCTGGACCCCTCTGCCCGCAGGATATGGGGTAATGTGACTCGCTGGTTTATCACATGTGTCCAGCAGCCAGAATTCCGGGCCGTGCTGGGAGAGGTGGTTCTATACTCAGGGGCCAGGCCTCCCTCCCAGCAGCCAG GCCCTGAGGTCCCTGCACACTCAAAGACAGCTGCCCAACTcaagaaagaggcaaagaaacGGGAGAAGCTAGAGAAATTCCAACAGAAGCAGAAGATGCAACAGCAGCAGCCACCCCCAGGGGAG CAGAAGAAACCAAAaccagagaagagggagaaacgGGATCCTGGGGTCATTACCTATGACCTCCCAACCCCACCTGGGGAAAAGAAAG ATGTCAGTGGTACCATGCCTGACTCCTATAGCCCTCAGTACGTGGAGGCTGCCTGGTACCCTTGGTGGGAGCAGCAGGGCTTCTTCAGGCCTGAGTATGGG CGTTCCAGCGTGTCAGCACCAAATCCCCAGGGCATCTTCATGATGTGCATCCCACCCCCCAACGTGACAGGCTCCCTGCACCTGGGCCATGCGCTCACCAACGCCATCCAGGACTCCCTGACCCGATG GCACCGCATGCGTGGGGAGACCACCCTGTGGAATCCTGGCTGTGACCACGCAGGCATTGCCACCCAGGTGGTGGTGGAGAAGAAACTCTGGCGTGAGCAGGGGCTGAGTCGGCACCAGCTGGGCCGAGAGGCCTTTCTGCAGGAGGTCTGGAAGTGGAAGGAGGA GAAAGGTGACCGGATTTACCACCAGCTGAAGAAGCTGGGCAGCTCGTTGGACTGGAATCGAGCCTGTTTCACCATGGATCCT AAACTGTCAGCAGCCGTGACCGAGGCTTTTGTCCGGCTCCACGAGGAAGGCGTCATTTACCGCAGTACCCGCCTTGTCAACTGGTCCTGCACcctcaactctgccatctctgaCATTGAG GTGGATAAGAAGGAGCTGACAGGCCGCACCCTGCTCTCCGTGCCTGGCTACAAGGACAAGGTGGAGTTTGGGGTCCTCGTCTCCTTTGCGTATAAGGTCCAAGACTCAG ACAGTGacgaggaggtggtggtggcaaCAACTCGAATTGAGACGATGCTGGGAGACGTGGCCGTAGCTGTGCACCCCAAAGACCCCAGATACCAG cacCTAAAAGGGAAGAGCGTGATCCACCCATTTGTATCTCGGAGCCTCCCCATTGTCTTCGATGACTTTGTGGACATGGAGTTCGGCACAG GCGCGGTGAAAATCACCCCTGCACACGATCAGAATGACTATGAGGTTGGGCAGCGGCACGGGCTGGAGGCCATCAGCATCATGGACGCCCAAGGGGCCCTCATCAACGTGCCCCCACCTTTCCTG GGCCTGCCCAGGTTTGAGGCCAGAAAGGCGGTGCTGGCAGCGCTGAAGGAGCAGGGACTGTTCCGTGGCATTGAGGACAACCCCATGGTGGTGCCACTTTGCAA CCGCTCCAAGGATGTGGTAGAGCCTCTGCTGCGGCCGCAGTGGTACGTGCGCTGTGGGGAGATGGCCCAGGCTGCCAGCGCTGCCGTGACGCGGGGCGACCTTTGCATCCTGCCTGAGGCCCATCAGCGGACGTGGCATGCCTGGATGGACAACATCCG AGACTGGTGCATCTCCCGGCAGCTGTGGTGGGGCCATCGCATCCCAGCCTACTTCATCACTGTCAATGACCCAGCCGTACCCCCAGGGGAG GACCCTGACGGGCGATACTGGGTGAGTGGGCGCACCGAGGCCGAGGCCCTGGAAAAGGCAGCCAAGGAGTTTGGAGTGTCCCCTGACAAGATCAGCCTCCAGCAAG ATGAAGACGTACTGGACACCTGGTTCTCCTCTGGCCTCTTCCCCTTTTCCATCCTGGGCTGGCCCAACCAG TCAGAGGATCTGAGTGTGTTCTACCCGGGGACGCTGCTGGAGACGGGCCATGACATCCTCTTCTTCTGGGTGGCCAGGATGGTCATGCTCGGCCTAAAGCTCACTGGGAGGCTGCCCTTCAGAGAG GTCTACCTCCACGCCATCGTGCGAGATGCCCACGGCCGGAAGATGAGCAAATCTCTAGGCAATGTCATTGACCCCCTAGACGTCATCCATGGAGTCTccctgcag GGCCTTCACGACCAGTTACTGAACAGTAACCTGGATCCCAGCGAGGTGGAGAAGGCTAAAGAAGGGCAG AAGGCAGATTTCCCAGCAGGGATTCCCGAGTGTGGCACCGATGCTCTCCGGTTTGGACTGTGCGCCTACACGTCTCAGG GTCGTGACATCAACCTGGATGTGAACCGAATACTGGGATACCGCCATTTCTGCAACAAACTCTGGAACGCCACCAAGTTTGCCCTCCGTGGCCTTGGGAAGGGTTTTGTGCCGTCACCTACCTCCGAG CCTGGAGGCCATGAGAGCCTGGTGGACCGCTGGATCCTCAGCCGGCTAACGGAGGCTGTGAGGCTCAGCAATCAAGGGTTCCAGGCCTATGACTTCCCGGCTGTCACCACTGCCCAGTACAGCTTCTGGCTCTACGAGCTATGTGATGTCTACCTG GAGTGCCTGAAGCCTGTGCTGAATGGGGTTGACCAGGTAGCTGCTGAGTGCGCCCGCCAGACCCTCTACACCTGCCTGGACGTTGGCCTGCGGCTGCTCTCACCCTTCATGCCCTTCGTGACCGAGGAACTGTTCCAGAGGCTGCCCCGGCGGACGCCACAGGCTCCCCCTAGCCTCTGCGTTACCCACTACCCGGAGCCCTTGGAG TGCTCCTGGAAGGACCCTGAGGCAGAAGCCGCCTTTGAGCTGGCCCTGAGCATCACTCGAGCTGTGCGCTCCCTGCGTGCTGACTACAGTCTCACCCGGACCCGGCCCGACT GTTTCCTGGAGGTGGCTGATGAGGCCACGGGCGCCCTGGCATCGGCAGTGTCGAGCTACGTGCAGACGCTGGCCAGCGCAGGCATAGTGGCTGTCCTGGCGCTGGGGGCTTCTGCACCCCAGGGCTGTGCTGTGGCCCTGGCCTCTGACTGCTGCTCCGTCCACCTGCAGCTGCAGGGGCTGGTGGACCCGGCCCGGGAGCTGGGCAAACTACAGGCCAAGCGTGATGAAGCTCAGCGGCAGGCCCAGCGTCTGCGGGAGCGCCGTGCTGCCTCGGGCTACCCTGTCAAGGTGCCCCTCAAAGTCCAGGAAGCAGATGAAGCCAAG CTCCAACAGACAGAAGCAGAACTCAGGAAGGTGGACAAGGCCATCGCCCTGTTTCAGAAGATGCTGTGA